One genomic segment of Petrotoga sp. 9PWA.NaAc.5.4 includes these proteins:
- a CDS encoding heavy metal translocating P-type ATPase codes for MEKKEFLLEGLNCANCATKIEENVKKLEGVNEANINFVNKTLTLKISSEIKPEEIEKIVKKVEPDVKIYDKNIPKNKSQNEIEQKNNASKEYEDEDEVDKAEIRRLLFSLTFFILALLIKEPFALKLSLFIVSYLVSGWKVLFRSFKNILNGTIFDETFLMSIATIGAFTIGEFPEAVGVMLFYEFGDFLQDKAVDNSRKSIKSLLNMRPTYANLLKGDKVLKVSPEEVKVGHLLLINPGEKVPLDGIVVKGISTVDTSALTGESVPKRVKENDEVLSGFINLNGTITIRVQNEYSESTFSKILDIVENASNKKAKTEKFITKFAKYYTPVIVFSAIALAFIPPLIVGGAFSQWLYRALIFLVISCPCALVISIPLIYFAGIGKLSKKGVLVKGGNYLETLKNVDTIIFDKTGTLTKGLFEVSEIKPLNGLNEEALLKIAAYAESHSNHPIAKSIKEYFHHEIDENLIKEHEEIAGKGVISKINNDDILIGNKELLEKYGIEVPSFDSYETIVYIAINKNLAGYIKISDKIKPMAKETIKELKKLGIKKTVLLTGDNEKIGRNIALNLEIDEYYAKLLPEDKVKLLEKYLKEKPSVAFIGDGINDAPVLARADVGIAMGGLGSDAAIEASDIVIMDDDLSKLIDLINVSKKTARISWQNLSFILTIKFLFLILGALGLTNMWGAVFADVGVTLLTIFNSLRILR; via the coding sequence ATGGAAAAGAAAGAGTTTTTACTTGAAGGCTTAAATTGTGCTAATTGTGCGACAAAAATAGAAGAAAACGTTAAAAAATTAGAAGGTGTTAACGAAGCGAACATAAATTTTGTTAATAAAACATTGACACTTAAAATAAGTAGCGAAATAAAACCCGAAGAAATAGAAAAAATAGTAAAAAAAGTTGAACCAGATGTAAAAATTTACGATAAAAATATACCAAAAAATAAATCTCAAAACGAAATTGAACAAAAAAATAATGCCTCAAAGGAATATGAAGATGAAGATGAAGTTGATAAAGCTGAAATAAGAAGACTACTTTTCAGTTTAACGTTCTTTATCTTAGCTTTACTGATTAAAGAACCTTTTGCTTTGAAACTATCTTTGTTTATTGTATCTTACTTAGTTTCTGGTTGGAAAGTTTTATTTCGTTCTTTTAAGAACATTTTAAATGGTACGATTTTTGATGAAACCTTTTTAATGAGTATAGCAACAATAGGTGCTTTCACCATAGGAGAATTCCCAGAAGCAGTGGGAGTTATGCTATTTTATGAATTTGGTGATTTTCTTCAAGATAAAGCTGTTGATAATTCAAGAAAATCCATAAAATCTTTATTAAATATGAGACCAACTTATGCCAATCTTTTGAAAGGAGATAAAGTATTAAAAGTATCTCCGGAAGAAGTGAAAGTAGGGCATCTCCTTTTAATTAATCCGGGAGAAAAAGTCCCTCTTGATGGAATCGTTGTAAAAGGCATATCTACTGTAGACACATCTGCTTTGACTGGAGAATCTGTTCCAAAAAGAGTTAAAGAAAATGATGAAGTTTTGAGTGGTTTTATAAATCTCAACGGCACTATTACAATAAGAGTTCAAAATGAATACAGTGAGTCAACATTCTCTAAAATTTTAGATATAGTAGAAAACGCTTCAAATAAAAAGGCTAAAACAGAAAAATTCATCACAAAATTTGCTAAATATTATACACCTGTCATTGTATTTTCAGCTATTGCTTTAGCCTTTATACCCCCTTTAATAGTTGGAGGAGCTTTTAGTCAGTGGTTGTATAGAGCCTTGATTTTTCTTGTAATATCTTGTCCATGTGCATTGGTTATTTCTATTCCTTTGATCTATTTCGCAGGAATTGGTAAACTTTCCAAGAAAGGCGTTCTTGTTAAAGGAGGAAACTACCTTGAAACTTTAAAAAATGTGGACACTATAATCTTTGATAAAACAGGGACATTAACAAAAGGACTATTTGAAGTATCCGAGATTAAACCTTTAAATGGTTTAAATGAAGAAGCTTTATTAAAAATAGCAGCCTATGCCGAAAGTCATTCTAATCATCCTATTGCAAAGTCCATTAAGGAATATTTTCATCATGAAATTGATGAAAATCTTATAAAAGAACATGAGGAAATAGCAGGGAAAGGTGTTATATCAAAAATAAACAATGATGATATATTAATTGGAAACAAAGAATTATTAGAAAAATACGGAATTGAAGTTCCTTCTTTTGATAGTTACGAGACTATAGTATATATAGCCATTAATAAAAATCTAGCAGGATATATAAAAATATCAGATAAAATTAAACCTATGGCAAAGGAAACAATTAAAGAATTAAAAAAATTGGGAATAAAAAAGACTGTCCTATTAACAGGAGATAATGAAAAAATTGGTAGGAACATCGCTTTAAACCTTGAAATAGACGAATATTATGCTAAACTCCTTCCAGAAGATAAAGTAAAACTATTAGAAAAATATTTGAAAGAAAAACCCTCAGTTGCCTTTATTGGAGATGGAATAAATGATGCACCCGTATTAGCAAGGGCTGATGTAGGAATAGCAATGGGAGGCTTGGGATCTGACGCCGCAATAGAAGCCTCAGATATTGTAATAATGGACGATGATCTTTCAAAATTAATAGATTTAATAAATGTTTCAAAAAAAACTGCAAGAATCTCTTGGCAAAATTTATCTTTTATTTTAACAATAAAGTTTTTGTTCCTTATTTTAGGGGCTTTAGGACTAACAAACATGTGGGGAGCGGTATTTGCTGATGTGGGTGTTACTCTACTAACTATTTTTAACTCTTTAAGAATTTTAAGATGA
- a CDS encoding metalloregulator ArsR/SmtB family transcription factor, translating into MVKNIKKEKKLDVCQTLEIHEDVIKKVKENTPNEEALNMLSEFFKIMGDQTRIKILYALFIANEMCVCDISNVLDKTPSAISHQLRILRQAKLVKFRKEGKVVYYSLSDEHVKEILDVGFSHIRES; encoded by the coding sequence ATGGTTAAAAATATAAAAAAAGAAAAAAAATTAGATGTTTGTCAAACTCTTGAAATACATGAAGATGTTATAAAAAAGGTTAAAGAAAATACACCAAACGAAGAAGCTTTGAACATGCTATCAGAATTTTTTAAAATAATGGGGGATCAAACCCGAATAAAAATACTATATGCTTTATTTATTGCCAATGAGATGTGTGTTTGTGATATTTCAAATGTTCTTGATAAAACTCCCTCTGCAATTTCTCATCAATTAAGAATTTTAAGACAAGCTAAATTAGTTAAGTTTAGAAAAGAGGGAAAAGTCGTATACTATTCTCTGAGTGACGAACATGTAAAAGAAATCCTTGATGTAGGATTTTCACATATTAGAGAAAGCTAA
- a CDS encoding iron-containing alcohol dehydrogenase, which produces MLDFEFVSPTKIIFGKNSELKVGELVKKYSNKVLFHYGQESIKKIGLYDKVVDSLKKADVEFVELGGVQPNPRLSLVRKGIDICKKENINFILAVGGGSVIDSAKAIAAGVKYKGDVWELYEGKGTLEEALPVGVILTIPAAGSEASMGSVITNEDGWYKKAINYDILRPVFAIMNPELTYTLPPFQTAVGAVDMLTHVMERYFTNTKNVELTDRLSEATMKTIIKYAPLAIKDPYNYEVRAQIMWSGTVAHNGLLGTGREEDWATHDIEHEVSGLYDVAHGAGLAVLFPAWMKYVYRHDIDRFAQYANRVWNVEPDFFNLEKTALEGIKRLEKFYSEELNLPITLSGLKVPDDRFEEMAQRATEKGPLGNFVKLYKEDVLNILKLAK; this is translated from the coding sequence ATGTTAGATTTTGAATTTGTAAGTCCTACAAAGATAATTTTTGGGAAAAACTCCGAATTAAAGGTTGGTGAATTAGTTAAGAAATATTCTAATAAGGTTTTGTTTCATTACGGTCAAGAAAGTATCAAAAAAATAGGCTTGTACGATAAAGTTGTTGATTCTTTGAAAAAGGCTGATGTTGAATTTGTTGAACTTGGTGGTGTTCAACCAAATCCGAGACTAAGTTTAGTCAGAAAAGGTATAGATATATGTAAGAAGGAAAATATTAATTTTATTCTTGCTGTTGGGGGAGGAAGTGTAATAGATTCTGCAAAAGCTATAGCTGCTGGGGTCAAATATAAAGGTGATGTTTGGGAATTGTATGAAGGAAAAGGAACGTTGGAAGAAGCACTCCCTGTTGGAGTTATTTTGACAATACCAGCTGCAGGCAGCGAAGCAAGCATGGGTTCGGTTATAACAAATGAGGATGGATGGTATAAAAAGGCCATAAATTATGACATATTAAGACCTGTATTTGCTATAATGAATCCAGAATTGACATATACTCTGCCCCCTTTTCAAACGGCTGTTGGTGCAGTGGATATGTTAACTCATGTTATGGAACGTTACTTTACTAATACAAAGAATGTTGAATTAACTGATAGATTAAGTGAAGCAACTATGAAAACAATAATAAAGTATGCACCTTTAGCTATAAAAGATCCATATAATTATGAGGTAAGAGCCCAGATTATGTGGTCAGGTACAGTTGCTCATAATGGACTTTTGGGAACAGGTAGAGAAGAGGATTGGGCAACACATGATATAGAGCATGAAGTTAGTGGTTTATACGATGTAGCTCATGGAGCTGGACTTGCTGTGTTGTTTCCAGCTTGGATGAAATATGTATATAGGCATGATATAGATAGATTCGCTCAATATGCCAACAGGGTTTGGAACGTTGAGCCAGATTTTTTCAATCTTGAGAAAACAGCTCTTGAAGGCATAAAAAGATTAGAGAAGTTTTATAGCGAAGAGTTAAACTTACCTATAACTTTAAGTGGCTTAAAAGTACCAGATGACAGGTTTGAAGAAATGGCACAAAGAGCAACAGAAAAGGGGCCTTTAGGAAATTTTGTGAAACTCTATAAAGAAGATGTTTTAAATATATTGAAATTAGCAAAGTAA
- a CDS encoding carboxypeptidase regulatory-like domain-containing protein, with product MKKRFIYFTLLFTCVIFILSGCSLLDFGGLFGGTTGTVTGIVTDATNGQPINGATVKSGDISATTGADGKYTLNKVPTSNTTIQASKSGYIALSYPLSLAENEQKVVNFALSPALSANETFRIVLTWGQDPRDLDSHLLVPTSDSNASQGYHIYYNNRGTNNSDQYPYAYLDIDDTTSFGPETVTIYRRLNQPYKYYVHHYAGTGQLNTSSAVVSIYNQNGLVKTYNVPSSGTGLYWYVFDITANGQIVDRNVIQENAPTL from the coding sequence ATGAAAAAGAGGTTTATCTATTTTACTTTATTGTTTACCTGCGTCATTTTTATTTTGAGTGGATGTTCTTTGTTAGATTTTGGAGGATTATTTGGAGGAACAACAGGAACTGTTACTGGTATAGTTACAGATGCAACAAACGGTCAGCCTATTAATGGTGCAACTGTGAAGTCTGGAGATATTTCAGCAACAACAGGTGCAGATGGAAAGTATACTCTCAATAAAGTACCCACATCAAATACTACTATCCAAGCTTCTAAAAGTGGTTATATAGCATTATCTTATCCATTAAGTTTAGCAGAAAACGAACAAAAGGTTGTTAATTTTGCTCTTTCACCAGCGCTTAGTGCAAATGAGACGTTTAGAATCGTATTAACTTGGGGTCAAGATCCTCGTGATTTAGACAGTCATTTGCTTGTTCCAACTTCTGACTCAAATGCAAGTCAAGGGTATCATATCTATTATAACAACCGAGGAACAAATAATTCAGACCAGTATCCATATGCATATCTTGATATAGATGATACTACAAGCTTTGGTCCTGAAACAGTAACCATATATAGAAGATTGAATCAACCTTACAAATATTATGTACACCATTATGCGGGTACGGGGCAACTTAATACATCTTCAGCTGTAGTAAGTATTTATAATCAAAATGGATTAGTTAAAACATATAATGTTCCGAGTTCTGGCACGGGACTTTACTGGTATGTATTTGATATAACTGCAAACGGACAAATTGTTGATAGAAACGTAATTCAAGAAAATGCACCGACTTTATAA